Proteins from one Polynucleobacter wuianus genomic window:
- the aroQ gene encoding type II 3-dehydroquinate dehydratase translates to MSKKASILVIQGPNLNLLGTREPEVYGKTTLEDIHQKLGEIAKSQSVELSTYQSNHEGELIDRIQQAKQDEVDFIIINPGAFTHTSVALRDVLAGVAIPFTEVHLSNIHQREEFRKHSYLSDIATGVICGLGAIGYELALQAAITRLQK, encoded by the coding sequence ATGTCTAAAAAAGCTTCAATTCTCGTCATACAAGGTCCAAATCTCAATCTATTGGGCACTCGTGAACCCGAGGTTTATGGGAAAACTACCCTAGAAGATATCCATCAAAAGCTCGGTGAGATAGCAAAATCCCAGTCGGTTGAATTAAGCACTTATCAAAGCAACCATGAGGGCGAGTTAATTGACCGTATTCAGCAGGCTAAACAGGATGAAGTGGATTTCATCATCATTAATCCGGGCGCATTTACCCACACTAGTGTTGCGCTGCGTGATGTTTTGGCTGGGGTAGCCATTCCATTCACAGAAGTGCATTTATCTAATATTCACCAAAGAGAAGAGTTCCGAAAGCACTCTTATCTGTCTGACATCGCTACCGGCGTGATTTGTGGTCTTGGCGCAATTGGTTACGAGCTAGCGCTGCAAGCAGCTATCACCCGTTTACAAAAATAA
- the accC gene encoding acetyl-CoA carboxylase biotin carboxylase subunit has product MFDKILIANRGEIALRIQRACRELGIKTVVVYSTADKEAKYVKLADEAVCIGPAPSPLSYLNMPAIISAAEVTDAEAIHPGYGFLSENADFAERVEKSGFAFIGPTAASIRLMGDKVSAKRAMIKAGVPCVPGSEGALPDNPKEIIATAKKVGYPVIIKAAGGGGGRGMRVVHTEAALINAVNMTREEAGRAFGNPEVYMEKFLEKPRHVEIQILADTHGNAIWLGERDCSMQRRHQKVIEEAPAPGIDRRLIAKIGERCAEACRKIGYRGAGTFEFLYENGEFFFIEMNTRVQVEHPVTEMITGVDIVQEQIRIAAGLKLSYRQKDIIFRGHAIECRLNAEDPFKFTPSPGKIGSFHMPGGPGIRVDSHAYSGYVVPSNYDSMIGKLISYGNTREQAIRRMQIALSEMVIDGITTNVPLHRELMLDPNFMEGGTSIHYLEHRLEEQAASRGKS; this is encoded by the coding sequence ATGTTCGATAAGATTCTGATTGCCAATCGGGGAGAAATTGCTCTCCGTATCCAACGCGCATGCCGCGAGTTGGGAATTAAAACTGTCGTGGTTTATTCCACTGCAGATAAAGAAGCTAAGTACGTGAAACTTGCTGATGAGGCCGTCTGTATTGGCCCAGCACCTTCCCCACTAAGTTATCTCAATATGCCAGCAATTATTTCTGCGGCTGAGGTGACTGATGCAGAAGCAATTCATCCTGGTTATGGCTTCCTCTCTGAAAATGCAGACTTTGCAGAGCGTGTAGAGAAATCAGGTTTTGCTTTTATTGGTCCTACTGCTGCATCCATTCGCTTAATGGGTGACAAAGTTTCTGCCAAACGCGCCATGATCAAAGCAGGCGTTCCTTGCGTTCCTGGATCTGAAGGTGCATTACCAGACAATCCAAAAGAAATTATTGCTACTGCTAAAAAAGTGGGTTACCCAGTCATCATTAAAGCGGCTGGTGGTGGTGGCGGACGCGGAATGCGAGTGGTTCATACCGAAGCGGCACTCATCAATGCTGTCAATATGACAAGAGAGGAAGCGGGCCGTGCATTTGGTAATCCAGAAGTCTATATGGAGAAGTTTTTAGAGAAACCTCGCCACGTAGAAATCCAAATTTTGGCTGATACCCATGGCAATGCTATTTGGTTGGGTGAACGGGATTGCTCTATGCAGCGTCGTCACCAAAAAGTGATAGAAGAAGCACCAGCTCCTGGTATCGATCGTCGCTTGATTGCCAAAATTGGCGAGCGTTGCGCCGAAGCCTGTCGAAAAATTGGTTATCGTGGTGCTGGTACATTCGAATTTCTCTACGAAAACGGCGAATTTTTCTTCATTGAGATGAATACCCGTGTTCAGGTTGAGCACCCTGTAACTGAAATGATTACCGGAGTAGATATTGTTCAAGAGCAAATTCGGATTGCTGCTGGTCTGAAATTATCTTATCGTCAAAAAGATATTATTTTCCGCGGCCATGCGATTGAATGTCGCCTCAATGCTGAAGATCCATTTAAATTCACACCAAGCCCAGGAAAAATTGGTTCTTTCCACATGCCTGGCGGTCCTGGTATTCGGGTTGATTCACATGCTTACAGTGGTTATGTGGTTCCTTCAAACTACGATTCCATGATCGGCAAGCTGATTTCATACGGCAACACTCGCGAACAAGCGATCCGTCGCATGCAAATTGCTCTCTCTGAAATGGTGATTGATGGGATTACGACTAATGTGCCCCTGCATCGCGAACTCATGCTTGATCCCAACTTCATGGAAGGTGGCACCAGCATTCACTACTTGGAGCACCGCTTGGAAGAGCAAGCTGCAAGTCGCGGTAAATCTTAA
- a CDS encoding histone-like protein 2: MATKKKPAAKKPAAKKKVAAKKPAAKKVAKKKPAAKKRVAAKKPAAKKAAKKRPAAKKVAKKKPAAKKRVAAKKPAAKKAAKKRVAKKK, encoded by the coding sequence ATGGCAACAAAGAAAAAACCTGCTGCAAAGAAACCAGCTGCTAAGAAAAAAGTAGCCGCTAAGAAACCAGCTGCTAAAAAAGTAGCTAAAAAGAAGCCAGCTGCTAAGAAGCGCGTAGCCGCTAAGAAGCCAGCTGCTAAAAAAGCTGCTAAAAAGCGTCCAGCTGCTAAAAAAGTAGCTAAAAAGAAGCCAGCTGCTAAGAAGCGCGTAGCCGCTAAGAAGCCAGCTGCTAAAAAAGCTGCTAAAAAGCGCGTAGCAAAAAAAAAGTAA
- a CDS encoding carbohydrate kinase family protein has product MASLICGSIAYDTIMNFEGKFADQILPEQIHILNVAFLVPTMRREFGGCAGNIAYNLSLLGGDPIIMATVGGDATPYMSRLKQLNIDASHIRQIENAFTAQAMITTDQANNQITAFHPGAMGESHLNQVSTVVAERSKNTKGAAKFGIVAPDGRQGMWEHCHQLAEANIPFIFDPGQGLPMFNGPELLELVDIASYLAVNDYEGEMLSQRTGLSLAKVAERVKALIVTKGAEGADIYSEGKCISIPPVPAAKVVDPTGCGDAFRGGLLFGLENGMDWETTGRLASLMGSIKITHQGPQNHQLSKAQIAEQFKTAFGFSF; this is encoded by the coding sequence ATGGCTAGCTTAATCTGCGGCTCTATCGCCTACGACACCATCATGAACTTTGAAGGCAAATTTGCCGATCAAATTCTGCCTGAGCAAATTCACATCCTCAATGTGGCCTTCTTGGTACCCACTATGCGCCGTGAATTTGGCGGATGCGCTGGCAATATTGCCTACAACCTCAGCCTTTTGGGTGGTGACCCGATCATCATGGCAACGGTTGGTGGAGACGCCACACCCTATATGAGTCGCTTAAAGCAACTCAATATTGACGCAAGCCATATTCGTCAAATTGAAAATGCCTTTACAGCTCAAGCCATGATTACAACGGATCAAGCAAATAATCAAATCACAGCATTTCACCCTGGCGCGATGGGTGAGTCGCACCTAAATCAAGTTTCTACAGTGGTTGCCGAAAGAAGCAAAAACACTAAAGGGGCTGCAAAGTTTGGCATCGTTGCACCAGATGGTCGTCAAGGCATGTGGGAACACTGCCATCAGCTGGCCGAAGCAAATATTCCTTTTATCTTTGATCCAGGCCAAGGCCTGCCAATGTTTAATGGTCCTGAGCTTTTGGAATTGGTTGATATTGCGAGCTACCTAGCTGTCAACGACTACGAAGGCGAAATGCTCTCGCAAAGAACTGGCTTGAGCTTGGCAAAAGTTGCTGAACGCGTTAAAGCACTGATTGTGACCAAGGGTGCTGAGGGCGCAGACATTTACAGCGAAGGTAAATGTATCTCAATCCCACCAGTACCAGCAGCAAAAGTGGTTGATCCAACTGGATGTGGAGACGCATTCCGTGGCGGATTGTTATTTGGACTCGAAAACGGCATGGACTGGGAAACCACTGGTCGACTTGCCAGTTTGATGGGCTCTATCAAAATTACCCATCAGGGCCCACAAAATCATCAATTGAGTAAAGCGCAGATCGCTGAGCAATTCAAAACGGCTTTTGGCTTTAGCTTCTGA
- a CDS encoding ribonucleoside-diphosphate reductase subunit alpha: MSPAGAMNQTPSASFVAGGVGGAQATQLSDYKIIRRNGSVVAFEPSKIAIAVTKAFLAVNGGQGAASARVREQVEQLTHSVVRALLRSRPNGGTFHIEDIQDQVELALMRSGEHNVARAYVLYREKRNQERAAQQEVSQETQAANQAGESGIKVTDNGVEKYLDMAALRTVIEAACEGLGNHIDATPIITETIKNLYDGVPMAQVYDSAILASRTLIEKDPAYSQVTARILMHVIRKEIFGKEVLQGDTQAEYTTYFAKYINEGISAELLDPRMREFDLPRLAAALNASRDLQFNYLGLQTLYDRYFLHIEDRRIEMPQAFFMRVAMGLAMNELDRERRAIEFYEILSTFDFMSSTPTLFNSATTRPQLSSCYLTTVEDDLDGIYEALKENALLSKFAGGLGNDWTNVRALGSHIKGTNGKSQGVVPFLKVVNDTAVAVNQGGKRKGAVCAYLETWHLDIEEFLELRKNTGDDRRRTHDMNTSNWIPDLFMKRVMENGDWTLFSPSNTPDLHDKFGKDFEAAYVAYEQKADRGELKPFRRIPAQQLWRKMLGMLFETGHPWITFKDPCNIRSPQQHIGVVHSSNLCTEITLNTNEDEIAVCNLGSVNLTAHMTTDANGKLVLDHEKLQKTVRTAMRMLDNVIDINYYAVAKARNSNLKHRPVGMGIMGFQDCLHMQRIPYASDAAVKFADSSMEAVCYYAYQASCELAEERGVYSTYKGSLWDRGILPQDSVSLLAQERGGYVEVDNSSTMDWSGLRARIKQHGMRNSNCVAIAPTATISNIIGVSACIEPTFQNLFVKSNLSGEFTVVNEYLVRDLKDRGLWDEVMIADLKYFDGTLSKIDRIPQDLRDLYATAFEVEPSWLVEAASRRQKWIDQAQSLNIYMAGASGKKLDDTYKLAWLRGLKTTYYLRTMAATHVEKSTVASGQLNSVSSGGGVNGTDAAAAANAGGAVEADGPVCTMRPGDAGFEECEACQ, encoded by the coding sequence ATGAGTCCTGCAGGGGCAATGAATCAGACCCCTTCTGCCAGCTTTGTAGCTGGTGGTGTTGGTGGCGCTCAGGCAACCCAGTTGTCTGACTACAAAATTATTCGCCGTAATGGCTCAGTTGTGGCTTTTGAGCCTTCCAAAATTGCGATCGCAGTAACTAAAGCATTTTTGGCAGTAAATGGTGGTCAAGGTGCAGCATCCGCACGCGTGCGTGAGCAAGTTGAGCAATTGACCCATTCAGTAGTGCGCGCTTTATTGCGTAGCCGTCCTAATGGCGGTACTTTCCACATTGAAGATATCCAAGACCAAGTGGAATTGGCTTTGATGCGTAGTGGCGAGCACAACGTTGCACGCGCATATGTTCTTTACCGCGAGAAGCGCAACCAAGAGCGCGCTGCGCAACAAGAAGTAAGTCAAGAAACACAAGCAGCTAATCAGGCGGGTGAATCCGGCATCAAAGTGACTGATAACGGTGTTGAGAAGTATCTCGACATGGCTGCTTTACGTACCGTGATTGAAGCTGCATGCGAAGGCTTGGGCAATCATATTGACGCAACCCCAATCATTACTGAAACCATCAAGAACTTGTACGACGGTGTACCAATGGCACAAGTGTATGACTCCGCTATCTTGGCATCACGTACTTTGATTGAAAAAGATCCTGCATATAGCCAAGTTACTGCACGTATCTTGATGCACGTGATTCGTAAAGAAATTTTCGGTAAGGAAGTATTACAAGGCGATACTCAAGCTGAATACACCACTTACTTTGCTAAGTACATCAATGAAGGGATCTCTGCAGAATTATTAGACCCGCGTATGCGTGAGTTTGATTTGCCAAGATTGGCTGCTGCATTAAATGCTAGCCGTGACTTGCAGTTCAATTACCTTGGATTGCAAACTTTGTATGACCGCTATTTCTTGCACATTGAGGATCGTCGTATTGAAATGCCACAGGCATTCTTCATGCGTGTCGCAATGGGCTTGGCTATGAATGAGTTGGATCGCGAGCGTCGCGCAATTGAGTTCTATGAAATCCTCTCTACATTTGATTTCATGTCCAGCACGCCAACTTTGTTTAACTCCGCAACAACACGCCCACAGCTCTCTAGCTGCTACTTGACGACTGTTGAAGATGACCTCGATGGTATCTACGAAGCCTTGAAAGAAAATGCTTTGTTGTCTAAGTTTGCTGGTGGCTTGGGTAACGACTGGACTAACGTGCGCGCTTTGGGTAGCCATATTAAAGGTACCAACGGCAAATCACAGGGCGTTGTGCCATTCCTTAAAGTGGTAAACGACACTGCAGTTGCTGTGAACCAGGGCGGTAAACGTAAGGGTGCGGTTTGCGCCTACTTAGAAACATGGCACTTAGATATTGAAGAATTCTTGGAGTTGCGTAAGAACACTGGTGACGACCGTCGCCGTACGCATGACATGAATACTTCTAACTGGATTCCTGATTTGTTCATGAAGCGCGTGATGGAAAACGGTGATTGGACTCTGTTCTCACCTTCTAACACTCCTGATTTGCATGACAAGTTCGGCAAGGATTTCGAAGCTGCTTACGTTGCTTACGAGCAAAAAGCAGATCGCGGTGAATTGAAGCCATTCCGCAGAATTCCAGCGCAGCAATTGTGGCGCAAGATGCTCGGTATGTTGTTTGAAACTGGCCACCCATGGATTACTTTCAAAGATCCTTGCAATATCCGTAGCCCACAGCAGCACATTGGCGTAGTTCATTCTTCAAACCTTTGTACTGAGATCACTCTCAATACAAACGAGGACGAAATCGCTGTTTGTAACCTTGGCTCTGTGAACTTAACTGCTCACATGACTACCGATGCAAACGGTAAATTGGTCTTGGATCACGAGAAACTCCAAAAAACCGTACGTACTGCAATGCGTATGTTGGATAACGTAATTGACATCAACTACTACGCTGTTGCAAAAGCACGTAATTCCAATCTCAAACATCGTCCAGTTGGTATGGGCATCATGGGCTTCCAGGATTGCTTGCACATGCAACGTATTCCTTACGCAAGCGACGCAGCAGTGAAGTTTGCCGATTCTTCTATGGAAGCGGTTTGCTATTACGCTTATCAAGCTTCTTGCGAGTTGGCTGAAGAGCGTGGTGTTTACAGTACCTATAAAGGTTCTTTGTGGGATCGCGGCATTCTCCCGCAAGATTCAGTATCTCTCTTGGCCCAAGAGCGTGGCGGATATGTAGAAGTAGATAACTCATCCACAATGGATTGGAGTGGTTTGCGTGCCCGTATTAAGCAACACGGTATGCGTAACTCCAATTGCGTAGCGATTGCACCGACTGCAACGATTTCTAACATCATTGGTGTTTCTGCTTGTATCGAACCTACCTTCCAGAACTTATTCGTGAAATCTAACCTTTCAGGTGAGTTCACAGTGGTAAACGAGTACTTGGTGCGTGATCTGAAAGATCGCGGTCTTTGGGATGAAGTCATGATTGCTGACTTGAAGTACTTTGACGGTACCTTGTCTAAGATCGATCGTATTCCTCAGGATTTGCGTGATTTGTACGCTACAGCCTTTGAAGTTGAGCCAAGCTGGTTGGTTGAAGCGGCTTCCCGTCGTCAAAAATGGATTGACCAAGCTCAGTCATTGAATATCTACATGGCGGGCGCTTCAGGCAAGAAATTGGATGACACCTACAAGTTGGCATGGTTGCGTGGCCTCAAAACCACTTATTACCTCCGCACGATGGCTGCAACCCACGTCGAGAAATCAACGGTTGCCAGCGGTCAATTGAACTCAGTATCCAGCGGTGGTGGCGTGAACGGAACGGATGCGGCAGCTGCAGCAAATGCAGGTGGCGCAGTAGAAGCCGATGGTCCAGTTTGCACAATGCGCCCAGGTGATGCTGGCTTTGAAGAATGTGAAGCATGCCAATAA
- a CDS encoding TlpA family protein disulfide reductase: MNRRQWIMIGGIGLLALLAGVFSSQWISQTGLASDPSIKAFFANPWQNPDGKPANSENWHGKVLVVNFWASWCPPCVEEMPALDKIAQEYASKNVLIVGIGIDSPSNIREFLEKTPVSYPIVIGGLEGSSLSKQMGNSQGALPYTVVINSKGKSIYTKLGKISEEELKKAINSAL, translated from the coding sequence GTGAACCGAAGACAGTGGATCATGATTGGCGGAATTGGTCTTTTGGCGCTCCTCGCAGGAGTCTTTTCTTCGCAATGGATTTCTCAAACAGGCTTGGCTAGCGATCCCTCGATTAAGGCCTTTTTTGCCAATCCTTGGCAAAACCCAGACGGCAAACCTGCAAATTCAGAAAATTGGCATGGAAAAGTTCTCGTAGTCAACTTTTGGGCCTCTTGGTGCCCTCCTTGTGTTGAAGAAATGCCTGCTTTAGACAAAATTGCTCAAGAATATGCTTCTAAAAATGTATTAATTGTCGGCATCGGTATCGATTCACCATCGAACATACGTGAATTTCTTGAAAAGACACCAGTTTCTTACCCTATTGTGATTGGTGGTTTAGAGGGAAGCAGTCTTTCCAAACAAATGGGTAACTCCCAAGGCGCCCTACCCTATACCGTTGTGATTAACTCTAAAGGGAAGTCTATTTATACAAAATTAGGAAAGATAAGCGAAGAAGAGCTCAAAAAAGCAATAAATTCGGCACTTTGA
- a CDS encoding DUF3426 domain-containing protein → MFGEHLSRNSLLPLLAPRVDGSSNSFSVGAFSVLQRIDEKLCSALGCFNRPVSDFAAWKITSATLSPENAREGLKNPANQSMLQVEIQNRLAIPILLPNLEVSLTDAEETELKLIQLTPKEWLPASWQESHPDFSKMGAPAGEIIQAELPIVLPANAAGYRVRVLYLQ, encoded by the coding sequence ATGTTTGGAGAGCATTTATCCAGAAATTCTTTACTTCCATTGTTAGCACCACGCGTTGATGGGTCATCAAATTCGTTTTCAGTTGGCGCATTTTCTGTATTGCAACGTATTGATGAAAAATTATGTAGCGCACTAGGATGCTTTAATCGCCCCGTGAGCGATTTTGCAGCGTGGAAAATAACTTCAGCCACACTATCGCCTGAAAACGCGCGAGAGGGCCTTAAAAACCCCGCAAATCAATCGATGTTACAAGTTGAAATACAAAATCGTCTCGCAATTCCAATTTTGTTACCAAATTTAGAAGTTTCTCTGACGGACGCTGAAGAAACTGAATTGAAATTGATTCAATTAACTCCAAAAGAATGGTTGCCTGCATCTTGGCAGGAATCACATCCTGATTTTTCTAAGATGGGCGCTCCTGCTGGCGAAATCATTCAAGCGGAATTGCCAATCGTGCTGCCGGCAAACGCTGCAGGATATCGTGTGCGAGTACTTTATCTTCAATAA
- a CDS encoding ribonucleotide-diphosphate reductase subunit beta, whose product MLNWEEEVAPALAKAGLAPQPVVAEPQRPQPDQVAMAPQEVAPTPVQAANLAGGAALRVNAADKRVINAKTDVNQLVPFKYKWAWEKYLAGCANHWMPQEINMNRDIALWKDPNGLTEDERRIIKRNLGFFTTADSLAANNIVLGTYRHITAPECRQYLLRQAFEEAIHTHAYQYIVESLGLDQSEIFNAYHEIDSIRAKDEFLIPYIDVLTNPNFKTGTLEADQTLLRSLIVFACVMEGLFFYVGFTQILAMGRQNKMTGAAEQYQYILRDESMHCNFGIDLINQIKLENPQLWTSAFKDEIKSIFEKAVELEYRYAEDTMPRGVLGLNAPMFKGYLRYICNRRCLQIGLDAMFPNEENPFPWMSEMIDLKKERNFFETRVIEYQTGGALSWE is encoded by the coding sequence ATGTTGAATTGGGAAGAAGAAGTTGCTCCAGCGCTAGCGAAAGCTGGCCTTGCACCGCAGCCGGTTGTAGCGGAGCCACAACGCCCACAGCCAGATCAAGTAGCAATGGCACCGCAAGAAGTTGCGCCTACACCAGTACAGGCCGCTAACCTAGCTGGTGGCGCAGCCTTGCGTGTAAATGCCGCTGATAAGCGCGTGATTAATGCTAAGACCGACGTAAATCAGTTGGTTCCGTTTAAATATAAATGGGCTTGGGAGAAGTATTTGGCGGGTTGTGCAAATCATTGGATGCCACAAGAGATCAATATGAATCGCGATATCGCGCTTTGGAAAGATCCCAACGGCCTCACTGAAGATGAGCGTCGCATTATTAAACGCAATCTGGGTTTCTTCACAACTGCAGATTCTTTAGCAGCAAACAATATTGTTTTGGGTACTTATCGCCACATTACCGCTCCAGAATGCCGCCAATACCTATTACGTCAGGCTTTTGAAGAGGCAATTCATACCCACGCATACCAATATATTGTGGAATCTTTGGGCTTAGATCAGTCCGAAATCTTCAATGCGTATCACGAGATTGACTCGATTCGCGCTAAAGATGAGTTCTTGATTCCCTATATTGATGTCTTGACCAACCCAAATTTCAAGACTGGCACATTAGAAGCTGACCAAACATTACTCCGTTCACTCATCGTTTTTGCTTGCGTGATGGAAGGTTTGTTCTTTTATGTTGGTTTTACGCAAATACTTGCGATGGGTCGTCAAAACAAAATGACGGGTGCTGCCGAGCAGTATCAATACATCCTTCGTGACGAGTCAATGCACTGTAATTTTGGTATCGATTTGATTAACCAAATCAAGCTGGAGAACCCGCAGTTATGGACTTCCGCGTTCAAAGACGAGATTAAATCCATCTTCGAAAAAGCAGTCGAATTAGAGTACCGTTATGCCGAAGATACGATGCCTCGTGGAGTGCTTGGATTGAACGCTCCGATGTTCAAAGGGTACCTAAGATACATCTGTAATCGCAGATGTTTGCAAATAGGACTTGACGCGATGTTCCCAAATGAAGAGAATCCATTTCCATGGATGTCAGAAATGATTGATCTGAAAAAAGAACGAAACTTTTTTGAGACACGCGTTATTGAGTATCAAACTGGCGGTGCGCTAAGTTGGGAGTAG
- the accB gene encoding acetyl-CoA carboxylase biotin carboxyl carrier protein, giving the protein MDLRKLKTLIDLVSESGISELEVNEGEDRVRIVNAGSPTPAGQVVYANPAPVQAIQAVPAAPAPSAAPATEAPAAETGFIARSPMVGTFYRAPNPESPNFVNVGDTVKVGQTLCIIEAMKLLNEIESEQAGVIKEILCENGQGVEFDQPLFVIA; this is encoded by the coding sequence ATGGATCTAAGAAAACTCAAAACCTTAATCGACCTAGTTTCTGAATCAGGCATTTCTGAATTAGAGGTAAATGAAGGTGAAGATCGTGTTCGTATTGTGAATGCAGGCTCTCCAACTCCTGCAGGCCAAGTAGTTTACGCAAATCCTGCTCCAGTACAAGCCATTCAAGCAGTGCCTGCTGCACCAGCACCAAGTGCTGCCCCAGCTACTGAGGCACCTGCAGCTGAAACCGGCTTTATTGCACGTTCACCCATGGTTGGTACTTTCTATCGCGCACCGAATCCAGAATCTCCAAACTTCGTGAATGTAGGCGATACCGTAAAAGTCGGCCAAACACTTTGCATCATTGAAGCTATGAAGTTGCTCAATGAAATCGAATCTGAGCAAGCAGGCGTCATCAAAGAAATACTATGTGAAAACGGCCAAGGCGTTGAGTTTGATCAGCCTCTGTTTGTTATTGCTTAA
- the mpl gene encoding UDP-N-acetylmuramate:L-alanyl-gamma-D-glutamyl-meso-diaminopimelate ligase produces the protein MHIHILGICGTFMGGIAAIARQAGHRVTGCDANVYPPMSTQLEAQGIELIEGFSPDQLLQFETMPDLFVIGNVVSRGNPLMEAILNQGLPYISGPQWLGEQVLYSRHVLAVAGTHGKTTTSAMLTWILEFNGYKPGYLIGGVPLNFTVSARLGESKYFVIEADEYDTAFFDKRSKFVHYRPRTALLNNLEFDHADIFADLAAIETQFHHLVRTVPGNGLLVVNGEEPALERVVTRGVWAPVERFGQEAANEWSLISQEGDGFIVRKSGKEVATVKWAPDSGVMGRHNQLNALAAIASANHIGISPADSARALAEFKNVKRRLETIGVANDITVYDDFAHHPTAITTTVDGLRRRVGQARILAVLEPRSNTMKLGVMKAQLPDSLKQADKVFAYGANSGKESLGWDLKEVLSPLNTKEAGKAHAFDDLAALVFAVTKEAKPGDHILVMSNGGFGGVHQKILKAISA, from the coding sequence ATGCATATACATATCTTGGGCATTTGCGGTACTTTCATGGGCGGCATTGCCGCAATCGCTCGGCAAGCCGGACATCGTGTAACAGGTTGTGATGCTAATGTGTATCCACCAATGAGCACCCAGCTTGAAGCGCAGGGCATCGAACTCATTGAGGGATTCTCACCAGATCAATTATTGCAGTTTGAGACCATGCCTGATTTATTTGTGATTGGCAATGTGGTTTCTCGAGGCAATCCTTTAATGGAAGCCATTTTGAATCAAGGCTTGCCCTACATTTCTGGTCCTCAATGGCTAGGGGAGCAAGTTTTATATAGTCGGCATGTTTTGGCGGTTGCCGGTACTCATGGCAAAACCACTACCTCAGCCATGCTCACTTGGATTTTGGAATTTAACGGTTACAAGCCGGGATATCTGATTGGTGGAGTGCCACTGAATTTCACTGTCTCAGCACGCTTGGGTGAAAGTAAATATTTTGTGATCGAGGCTGATGAGTACGACACTGCCTTTTTTGATAAGCGCAGCAAGTTTGTTCACTACAGACCGCGTACAGCCTTATTAAATAATTTGGAATTTGATCACGCAGATATTTTTGCCGATCTTGCAGCGATCGAAACCCAGTTCCATCATTTGGTTCGTACTGTTCCTGGTAATGGATTATTGGTGGTCAATGGCGAGGAGCCTGCGCTTGAGCGGGTTGTCACCCGCGGTGTATGGGCTCCGGTAGAGCGGTTTGGGCAAGAGGCGGCTAACGAATGGTCTTTGATCTCGCAAGAGGGCGATGGATTTATCGTACGCAAGTCAGGCAAAGAGGTAGCCACTGTGAAATGGGCGCCTGATTCTGGAGTGATGGGTAGGCACAATCAACTCAACGCGCTAGCTGCGATTGCCTCTGCAAATCATATTGGTATTTCACCCGCAGATTCTGCACGTGCTTTAGCTGAATTTAAAAACGTGAAGCGTCGCCTCGAAACCATTGGTGTCGCAAATGACATCACGGTATATGACGATTTTGCGCATCATCCAACCGCAATCACCACCACAGTTGATGGCTTGCGTCGACGTGTTGGTCAGGCCCGCATCTTGGCAGTATTGGAGCCGCGCTCCAATACGATGAAGCTGGGAGTGATGAAGGCTCAGTTACCTGATAGCTTGAAGCAAGCAGATAAGGTTTTTGCCTACGGCGCTAATAGTGGCAAGGAATCTTTAGGTTGGGATTTAAAGGAAGTGCTATCCCCTCTTAATACAAAAGAGGCTGGTAAAGCCCATGCTTTTGACGATCTTGCTGCTCTAGTTTTTGCAGTGACTAAAGAAGCAAAGCCAGGGGATCATATTTTGGTGATGAGTAATGGCGGATTTGGTGGAGTTCATCAAAAAATACTTAAGGCCATATCGGCCTAA